One Desulfobulbus propionicus DSM 2032 DNA segment encodes these proteins:
- a CDS encoding acetylornithine transaminase — protein sequence MSNEQWAARGNAVFIGTYNRFPAAMVKGSGCRLWDADGKEYLDFLAGIAVCSLGHCHPRVTEAICRQAASLVHVSNLFHTQPQIELAELLVANSFADRVFMGNSGAEANEAAIKLARIYSGPGKYEIISLAGSFHGRTLATVAATGQPKFHQGFEPLPQGFIHAEFGDPQTLEGLITPQTCAILCEPLQGESGVRPLEPEYLQAIRTICDRHGLLLIFDEVQTGLGRTGTLFAHQQLGVTPDIMTLAKALGNGLPIGAMLTTEKIAASLTVGTHASTFGGNPVAAAAAVEVLKVMLGDGFLASVQARSRYFVERLQGVAERYPHLATGVRGRGLLLGLVLSERGIELGMEIVQQMFAQGALINFAGNRVLRFVPPLIVSNEEIDQLIDALCRVFDRLA from the coding sequence ATGAGCAACGAACAGTGGGCGGCCCGGGGCAACGCGGTGTTTATTGGAACCTACAACCGATTTCCGGCGGCCATGGTCAAGGGCAGCGGCTGTCGGTTGTGGGATGCGGATGGCAAGGAGTACCTCGACTTTCTTGCCGGCATAGCGGTGTGTTCGCTGGGACACTGTCATCCCCGCGTTACCGAGGCCATCTGTCGCCAGGCGGCCTCGCTGGTGCATGTGTCCAACCTTTTCCACACCCAGCCGCAGATCGAATTGGCTGAACTGTTGGTGGCCAACAGTTTTGCCGACCGGGTGTTCATGGGCAACAGCGGCGCCGAGGCCAACGAGGCGGCGATCAAGCTGGCCCGGATTTATAGCGGACCGGGCAAGTATGAGATTATCTCGCTCGCCGGTTCCTTCCACGGCCGCACCCTGGCCACGGTGGCCGCCACCGGCCAACCCAAGTTCCACCAGGGTTTCGAGCCCCTGCCGCAAGGGTTTATCCACGCCGAATTCGGCGATCCGCAGACGCTTGAAGGGCTGATCACTCCGCAGACCTGCGCCATCCTGTGCGAGCCGTTGCAGGGCGAGAGCGGTGTCCGGCCCCTGGAGCCCGAATACCTGCAGGCGATCCGGACCATCTGTGACCGGCATGGGTTGTTGCTCATTTTCGACGAAGTCCAGACCGGGCTTGGCCGGACCGGTACCCTGTTTGCCCACCAGCAGCTGGGCGTCACCCCGGACATCATGACCCTGGCCAAGGCCCTGGGCAACGGCTTGCCCATCGGCGCCATGCTGACCACCGAGAAGATCGCCGCCTCCTTGACCGTGGGCACGCATGCCTCGACCTTCGGCGGCAATCCGGTGGCTGCGGCGGCAGCGGTCGAGGTGCTCAAGGTCATGCTCGGCGACGGATTTCTTGCCTCGGTACAGGCGAGAAGCCGCTATTTTGTCGAACGGCTCCAGGGGGTGGCCGAACGGTATCCGCATCTGGCCACCGGCGTGCGCGGCCGGGGGTTGCTGCTCGGGCTGGTGCTGAGCGAGCGGGGCATCGAGCTGGGAATGGAGATCGTCCAACAGATGTTTGCCCAAGGCGCGCTGATCAACTTTGCCGGCAACCGGGTGTTGCGCTTTGTGCCGCCGCTGATCGTCAGTAACGAGGAAATCGACCAGCTGATCGACGCGCTCTGCCGAGTGTTTGACCGCTTGGCCTGA
- a CDS encoding PTS sugar transporter subunit IIA: protein MPGLDKDAIILDMKAATKEGALRELAGLAATQCGRFTEEVLYKVLLERESVGSTGVGNGVAVPHGKIEGLDEILLCFGRSKAGINFDAIDNRSVYLFVLLLSPASKGGEYLHTLARVSKILKQDANRQQLLEFTSREEIAALFAADPGTA from the coding sequence GTGCCCGGGTTAGACAAAGACGCAATCATTCTCGACATGAAGGCCGCCACCAAGGAGGGAGCGCTGCGGGAACTGGCCGGCCTGGCCGCGACCCAGTGCGGCCGCTTCACCGAAGAGGTGCTCTACAAGGTCCTGCTTGAACGTGAATCCGTGGGTTCCACCGGCGTGGGCAACGGCGTGGCCGTCCCTCACGGCAAGATCGAAGGATTGGACGAGATCCTGCTGTGCTTTGGCCGCAGCAAGGCGGGCATCAACTTCGACGCCATCGACAACCGTTCGGTCTACCTCTTCGTGCTGTTGCTGTCTCCGGCGAGCAAGGGGGGAGAGTACCTCCACACCCTGGCCCGGGTCAGCAAGATTCTCAAACAAGACGCCAACCGCCAGCAACTGCTGGAATTCACCTCCCGCGAGGAGATCGCCGCCCTGTTTGCCGCCGATCCGGGCACGGCCTGA
- the argB gene encoding acetylglutamate kinase has product MIREEIAKAKVLVESLPYISEFREKTVVIKYGGHAMVDETLKRNFALDVILMKYIGINPVIVHGGGPQINRFLEKMRITPSYVQGMRVTDGETMDVVEMVLVGKVNKEIVGLINHCGGKAVGLSGRDGDLVQARKLTIQGKPAGEDRPPELIDIGRVGEVTRINPEILEALDRQDFIPVIAPVGVGEDGQAFNINADLVAGAIAAELNAVKLMLLTDVEGVKNQNGELISTIYRDQIDDLINAGVIKGGMIPKVNCCKSALDGGVAKAHIIDGRQEHAILLEIFTRKGIGTELVA; this is encoded by the coding sequence ATGATACGAGAAGAAATCGCCAAGGCCAAGGTATTGGTCGAGTCGTTGCCTTATATCAGCGAATTTCGAGAGAAAACCGTGGTGATCAAGTACGGCGGCCATGCAATGGTCGACGAGACTCTCAAGCGCAACTTTGCCTTGGATGTGATCTTGATGAAATACATCGGCATCAATCCGGTGATCGTCCACGGCGGCGGACCGCAGATCAACCGATTCCTGGAGAAGATGCGGATCACCCCGAGTTATGTTCAGGGGATGCGGGTCACCGACGGCGAAACCATGGATGTGGTCGAAATGGTGCTGGTGGGCAAGGTCAACAAAGAGATCGTCGGCCTGATCAACCACTGCGGCGGTAAGGCGGTGGGGCTGTCCGGCCGGGACGGCGACCTGGTTCAGGCCCGCAAGCTGACCATCCAGGGCAAGCCGGCCGGAGAGGATCGGCCCCCGGAACTGATCGACATCGGCCGGGTCGGAGAAGTCACCCGAATCAACCCCGAGATCCTCGAGGCCCTCGACCGGCAGGATTTCATTCCGGTGATCGCCCCGGTGGGGGTGGGCGAGGACGGGCAGGCATTCAATATTAACGCCGACCTGGTGGCCGGGGCCATTGCCGCCGAACTGAACGCGGTCAAGCTGATGCTGCTCACCGATGTTGAAGGGGTGAAAAATCAGAACGGCGAGCTGATCTCCACCATCTACCGCGACCAGATCGACGACCTGATCAATGCAGGAGTGATCAAGGGGGGGATGATCCCCAAGGTCAACTGCTGCAAATCGGCGCTCGATGGCGGCGTGGCCAAGGCGCATATCATCGACGGCCGGCAGGAACACGCCATTTTGCTGGAAATTTTCACACGAAAAGGGATTGGAACGGAGTTGGTGGCATGA
- a CDS encoding class II 3-deoxy-7-phosphoheptulonate synthase, which produces MEKTRNWNKTNWHHFPALQQPNWPDKERYDEIIQTLSLLPPLVFAGEIRDLKAMLAKAVRGEAFLLQGGDCSEEFSRCTAPNIRETLKVLLQMAVILTYAGNKPVVKVGRIAGQYAKPRSSDTEKINGMEIPSYRGDMANSADPVLEARIPDPERLLKGYHLSAATMNLLRAFTRGGFGSLHRVQAWNQEFVKQSPMGRSYERMAKQISNALKFMETIGISTDIPQLKEAQFFTSHEALFLGYEEALTREDSIAGGWYDCSAHMLWIGDRTRQLDGAHVEFLRGVRNPLGMKVGPNYDSDDILRIIERLNPDNEPGRITLITRFGFKAIEKHLPPLLRAVKKAGLHVLWTCDPMHANTFKAESGHKTRDFENILSELRCFFELNWVEGTVPGGVHFELTGDDVTECIGGARQLSDAQLGQRYLTTCDPRLNAEQSLEMAFQIAEMIRS; this is translated from the coding sequence ATGGAGAAGACACGCAACTGGAACAAGACAAACTGGCACCATTTCCCCGCCCTGCAGCAACCCAACTGGCCGGACAAGGAACGCTACGACGAGATCATTCAGACCCTTTCCTTGTTGCCGCCGTTGGTTTTTGCGGGCGAAATCAGGGATCTGAAAGCCATGCTCGCCAAAGCGGTCCGAGGCGAGGCCTTTCTTCTCCAGGGCGGCGACTGTTCCGAGGAATTTTCCCGCTGCACCGCGCCCAACATCCGCGAAACCCTCAAGGTGCTGCTGCAGATGGCGGTCATTCTCACCTATGCCGGCAACAAGCCGGTGGTTAAGGTGGGCCGCATTGCCGGCCAGTATGCTAAACCGCGTTCCAGCGACACCGAAAAAATTAACGGGATGGAGATTCCCAGCTACCGAGGCGACATGGCCAACTCCGCCGATCCGGTGCTGGAGGCGCGCATCCCCGATCCGGAGCGCCTGCTCAAGGGCTACCACCTGTCGGCGGCGACCATGAACCTGCTGCGCGCCTTCACCCGTGGCGGTTTCGGCTCCCTGCACCGGGTCCAGGCCTGGAACCAGGAGTTCGTCAAGCAATCGCCCATGGGGCGGTCCTACGAGCGCATGGCCAAGCAGATCAGCAACGCGCTCAAATTCATGGAGACCATCGGCATTTCCACCGATATCCCGCAGCTCAAGGAGGCTCAGTTCTTCACCTCCCACGAAGCCCTGTTCCTTGGCTACGAAGAGGCCCTGACCCGCGAGGACTCGATTGCCGGCGGCTGGTACGACTGCTCGGCCCACATGCTGTGGATCGGCGATCGCACCCGGCAGCTCGACGGCGCCCATGTCGAGTTCCTCCGCGGCGTGCGCAATCCGCTGGGCATGAAGGTGGGGCCCAATTACGACAGCGACGACATACTCCGCATCATCGAGCGGCTCAACCCGGACAACGAACCGGGGCGGATCACCCTGATCACCCGTTTCGGTTTCAAGGCCATCGAAAAGCATCTGCCGCCGTTGCTGCGGGCGGTCAAGAAGGCCGGACTGCACGTGCTGTGGACCTGCGATCCGATGCACGCCAACACCTTCAAGGCTGAATCGGGACACAAAACCAGGGATTTCGAGAATATTCTCTCCGAGCTGCGCTGCTTCTTCGAGCTGAATTGGGTGGAAGGAACGGTCCCCGGCGGGGTCCATTTCGAGTTGACCGGTGACGATGTCACCGAATGTATCGGCGGTGCGCGTCAATTGTCCGACGCCCAACTGGGCCAGCGGTATCTGACCACCTGCGATCCACGGCTCAATGCCGAGCAATCGCTGGAGATGGCATTTCAAATCGCGGAGATGATCCGCAGCTGA
- the rpoN gene encoding RNA polymerase factor sigma-54: protein MALELRQNLKLAQKLVMTPQLRQAIKLLQLGRLELTEALQAEIEQNPMLEEAPSLLEQPANPESLNGEENAYQAEATVTDRIKGDDPATVAEVNWEDYANNFDTDIAFSHETPPADAPSQFDFISAVPGLASYLQWQLTHLDLSEQDADLATFIVCNLDGHGFLDASIEDICAYGHCTEEEAEGVLRLVQSLDPPGIAARDIRESLLLQLDRLDADDPLPSQIVEQHMDLLESRNYAQLARELGVPLKKITEAVAVIQELTPYPGNEFSNEQTNYIAPDVYVYKIDGEFVIQLNDEGLPQLQLSSEYQQLLKQKNALNSESRGYLRESKRNAEWFIKSIEQRQRTIYRVMESLLKFQRDFFEDGPAAMKPLILRDVAEDIGMHESTVSRVTSNKYVHCPQGIYELKYFFSTAVPNADGDSVAAEAIKTRIRQLITNENPAKPLSDNKISELLAKENITVARRTVAKYREQLKILPVKHRRKTN, encoded by the coding sequence ATGGCACTTGAACTCAGACAGAACCTGAAGCTCGCACAGAAACTGGTGATGACGCCGCAGTTGCGCCAGGCCATCAAACTGTTGCAGCTCGGTCGTCTTGAGCTGACCGAGGCCCTGCAAGCGGAAATCGAGCAGAATCCCATGCTGGAGGAGGCCCCCTCCCTGCTCGAACAACCGGCCAATCCCGAATCCCTCAACGGGGAGGAGAATGCCTACCAGGCCGAAGCCACCGTCACCGACCGGATCAAGGGCGACGATCCGGCCACCGTGGCCGAGGTCAACTGGGAGGATTACGCCAACAATTTCGACACCGACATCGCCTTTTCCCACGAAACACCGCCGGCCGACGCCCCCTCCCAATTCGACTTCATTTCCGCTGTTCCCGGCCTGGCGTCCTACCTCCAATGGCAGCTGACCCATCTCGACCTCAGCGAGCAAGACGCCGACCTGGCCACGTTCATCGTCTGCAACCTCGATGGCCACGGTTTTCTCGATGCCAGCATCGAGGATATCTGCGCCTACGGCCACTGTACCGAGGAGGAAGCCGAGGGAGTGCTGCGGCTGGTACAGAGCCTCGATCCACCGGGCATCGCCGCCCGCGACATCCGCGAATCCCTGCTTCTGCAGCTCGATCGGCTCGACGCCGATGATCCTCTGCCCTCCCAGATCGTCGAGCAGCACATGGATCTGTTAGAGTCGCGCAACTACGCGCAGTTGGCAAGAGAACTCGGCGTGCCGCTGAAAAAAATCACCGAAGCGGTGGCCGTGATCCAGGAATTGACCCCCTATCCCGGCAACGAGTTCAGCAACGAGCAAACCAACTACATCGCGCCGGACGTCTACGTCTACAAGATCGACGGCGAGTTTGTCATCCAGCTCAACGACGAGGGGTTGCCGCAGCTCCAGCTCTCCAGCGAATACCAGCAGCTGCTCAAGCAGAAGAACGCACTCAACTCCGAGTCGCGCGGCTACCTGCGAGAAAGCAAGCGCAACGCCGAATGGTTCATTAAATCGATCGAACAGCGACAGCGGACCATCTACCGGGTCATGGAGAGCCTGCTCAAGTTTCAGCGGGATTTTTTTGAGGACGGGCCAGCGGCGATGAAGCCCCTGATCCTGCGGGATGTGGCCGAGGATATCGGCATGCACGAATCGACCGTCAGCCGGGTGACCTCGAACAAGTATGTTCATTGTCCCCAGGGCATCTATGAGCTGAAGTATTTTTTCAGCACCGCCGTGCCCAACGCCGATGGCGACAGCGTGGCCGCCGAGGCCATCAAGACCCGAATTCGCCAGTTGATCACCAACGAAAATCCGGCCAAGCCGCTGAGCGACAACAAGATTTCCGAACTGCTGGCCAAGGAGAACATCACCGTTGCCCGTCGCACCGTAGCCAAGTACCGAGAACAACTCAAGATTCTTCCGGTCAAGCACCGCCGGAAAACCAATTAG
- the lptB gene encoding LPS export ABC transporter ATP-binding protein has product MNSTSVLETCGIVKEYRNRRVVDQVSLQVRSSSVVGLLGPNGAGKTTTFYSIVGFIRPTSGTILLDGEDITALPIHQRASRGITYLAQEPSVFKKLTVEENIRIVLEPLGLPRNEINRRISDLMAELKLEYLAGNKGHALSGGERRRVEIMRALATRPRFILLDEPFAGVDPLSVADLQAIIRELKSKGLGILISDHNVRETLQVCDFAYIMNNGQILTSGVADDIIQSAVARKMYLGDNFHM; this is encoded by the coding sequence ATGAACAGCACCTCTGTTCTAGAAACCTGCGGCATCGTCAAGGAATACCGCAACCGGCGGGTGGTGGACCAGGTCAGCCTGCAGGTGCGCAGTTCATCGGTGGTCGGCCTGCTCGGCCCCAACGGCGCCGGCAAGACCACCACCTTCTATTCGATCGTCGGCTTCATCCGGCCCACCAGCGGCACCATTCTGCTTGACGGCGAGGACATCACCGCGCTGCCGATTCATCAGCGCGCCTCACGCGGCATCACCTACCTGGCCCAGGAGCCTTCGGTCTTTAAAAAGCTGACCGTCGAGGAAAACATCCGCATCGTTCTTGAGCCCTTGGGCCTGCCGCGCAATGAAATCAACCGGCGGATCAGCGACCTGATGGCCGAACTCAAACTGGAGTACCTGGCCGGCAACAAGGGGCACGCCTTGTCCGGAGGCGAACGGCGGCGGGTGGAGATTATGCGGGCGCTCGCCACCAGGCCGCGCTTCATCCTCCTGGACGAACCCTTTGCCGGGGTTGACCCGCTGTCGGTGGCCGATCTGCAAGCAATCATCCGCGAGCTAAAAAGCAAGGGACTGGGTATCCTCATTTCTGACCACAACGTGCGTGAAACCTTGCAGGTCTGTGATTTTGCGTATATAATGAATAACGGTCAAATACTGACCAGCGGCGTGGCCGACGACATCATTCAGAGCGCGGTGGCCAGAAAAATGTATCTCGGCGATAATTTTCACATGTGA
- a CDS encoding manganese efflux pump, with translation MDSLSLMAVAVALAMDAFAVALAAGAILQPLTFRPCFRLAFHFGLFQAMMPVIGWLAGLTVQSFVAAWSHWIAFALLLYIGGRMIHEALGAGEGTERTNDPSRGLTMVALSVATSIDALAVGLTLAMLDVVIWIPSLVIGLVACAFTVMGLFLGTRAGALWGKRVEVAGGVILVAIGVKILLSALFLDKAVAGLL, from the coding sequence GTGGATAGTCTGTCCTTGATGGCTGTCGCCGTGGCTCTGGCCATGGATGCCTTTGCCGTGGCCCTGGCCGCCGGGGCCATCCTTCAGCCGTTGACCTTCCGGCCCTGTTTCCGTTTGGCCTTCCACTTCGGTCTATTTCAAGCGATGATGCCGGTGATCGGTTGGCTGGCCGGCCTCACGGTGCAGTCCTTTGTTGCCGCCTGGAGCCACTGGATCGCCTTTGCCCTGTTGCTGTATATCGGCGGGCGGATGATCCATGAAGCGCTGGGGGCCGGAGAGGGGACGGAGCGAACCAACGATCCCAGCCGGGGCCTGACCATGGTGGCCCTATCCGTGGCCACCAGCATTGATGCCCTGGCCGTGGGGCTGACCCTGGCCATGCTCGATGTGGTTATCTGGATTCCATCGCTGGTGATCGGTCTGGTGGCCTGTGCGTTCACGGTCATGGGGCTGTTTCTCGGCACCCGGGCCGGCGCCCTGTGGGGCAAGCGGGTCGAGGTGGCCGGCGGGGTCATCCTGGTGGCCATCGGCGTGAAAATTCTCCTTTCAGCCCTGTTTCTCGACAAGGCGGTCGCTGGTCTCCTCTAA
- a CDS encoding type I restriction enzyme HsdR N-terminal domain-containing protein produces MIDTSGHHIVYGELRDYLTGHVLPDTDDERVRQALARRLVEQLGYAREELEPRLTIDSCYNNIRVQTLIELTARIAGRRLFILRYGPGSLVTRENAAVAAARVLEPAYRIPLAIVTNGRDAELLETARGKVLATGMDCIPDRARAGELVRECVFEPFADAEKRDQALRILNVFDVEVCCFGSSCRPQPHDPSDHAAPPGAVDHLQ; encoded by the coding sequence ATGATCGATACCTCGGGACACCATATCGTGTACGGTGAATTGCGGGATTACCTCACCGGCCACGTGCTGCCGGACACCGACGACGAACGGGTACGCCAAGCCCTGGCTCGCCGGCTGGTGGAGCAGCTCGGCTATGCCAGGGAAGAGTTGGAGCCGCGACTGACCATCGATTCCTGCTACAACAACATCCGGGTGCAGACCCTGATCGAACTGACCGCGCGCATTGCGGGCAGGCGGCTGTTCATCCTCCGTTACGGCCCCGGTTCCCTGGTGACCCGCGAGAACGCGGCGGTCGCGGCTGCCCGCGTGCTGGAACCGGCCTACCGTATTCCGCTGGCCATCGTCACCAACGGCCGCGATGCGGAACTGTTGGAAACCGCGCGGGGCAAGGTGCTGGCTACCGGCATGGACTGCATCCCCGACCGGGCCCGCGCCGGAGAGCTGGTGCGGGAATGCGTTTTCGAGCCGTTCGCCGATGCGGAAAAGCGCGATCAGGCGTTGCGCATTCTCAATGTTTTTGATGTGGAGGTCTGCTGCTTTGGCAGCAGCTGCCGGCCACAGCCGCATGACCCATCTGATCACGCCGCGCCGCCGGGCGCGGTCGATCATCTTCAGTGA
- the lptA gene encoding lipopolysaccharide transport periplasmic protein LptA, which yields MGPLPAVSKPIIHLTLILLLALAAPCQGVEDADQPISIEANRMVSQENQNTVVFLGKVDARQGNLIIRSEEMTVFYSEKPANKDGQPSTPGPGNQNTSQLEKLICKQNVKISEGDWLGTGDRMDYFAKERKVVLTGNAKAWQGPNMVAGKTITYYLNEKRSVVEQDEKSKGRVKAVIHPESKKKP from the coding sequence ATGGGGCCTTTGCCTGCTGTCAGCAAACCAATCATCCATCTGACCCTGATCCTCCTGCTTGCCCTCGCCGCACCCTGCCAAGGGGTGGAAGATGCTGACCAACCGATCAGCATCGAGGCCAATCGCATGGTTTCACAGGAAAATCAAAACACGGTCGTCTTCCTGGGCAAGGTCGATGCCCGCCAGGGCAACCTGATCATCCGTTCCGAGGAAATGACGGTTTTCTACAGTGAAAAACCAGCGAATAAAGACGGGCAGCCGTCGACGCCCGGGCCGGGCAACCAGAACACCAGCCAGTTGGAAAAACTGATCTGCAAACAGAATGTCAAGATCAGCGAGGGCGATTGGCTGGGTACCGGCGACCGCATGGATTACTTTGCCAAGGAACGCAAGGTCGTGCTCACCGGCAATGCCAAGGCCTGGCAGGGACCAAACATGGTGGCCGGCAAGACGATCACCTATTACCTGAATGAAAAGCGGTCGGTCGTGGAACAGGACGAAAAATCCAAAGGCAGGGTCAAGGCGGTTATTCACCCGGAATCGAAGAAAAAACCATGA